The following are encoded together in the Gasterosteus aculeatus chromosome 7, fGasAcu3.hap1.1, whole genome shotgun sequence genome:
- the spata22 gene encoding uncharacterized protein spata22, with amino-acid sequence MSVPLFNQKKRNRLPLTSAPSENEFFSHSEYTASGSAASHSASGTYGRYQASGPTCAAPQSQQWSRQGIPSSTPPQQYGSSRPAPGPAPPIRTYASIAHPYKAGGTGSEMGKPINSMRQLDFSPSGHSGQSSYQASQIRQSAQIKPVPHPSFSPMGQQSSYRPHNPTHQYSPQPRPLSAPVPPPSRPSAAAAEPQRNSWKFTNSFGPQRFPFEGNRGTNQPQTLRQSQTQDRFPIKPAIENSLRIMTSVIDGMRHWSQFKDKVPYLFEIFATLDSAVTLGLHGAKNFLMRDGKEVVLCVFYENEQELPRLIRGQVHRCVGNYDRSRDVLMCVSIRPGLPSELRNAPEAVKACDAEMRALVKTLSEV; translated from the exons ATGTCTGTCCCACTGTTTAACCAGAAGAAAAGGAACAGACTCCCTCTGACATCTGCGCCCTCGGAGAACGAGTTCTTCTCCCACAGTGAATACACAGCAAGCGGCTCAGCTGCATCTCACAGTGCTTCAG GTACCTACGGACGTTACCAGGCCTCCGGTCCGACCTGTGCGGCTCCACAAAGCCAGCAGTGGAGCAGACAGGGCATCCCATCATCTACTCCGCCCCAGCAGTATGGCAGCAGCAGACCTGCTCCGGGACCTGCCCCTCCAATTAGAACCTACGCATCCATAGCCCACCCATACAAAGCTGGAGGCACAGG CTCTGAGATGGGAAAGCCCATCAACTCAATGAGACAACTGGATTTTAGCCCCAGTGGTCATTCTGGACAGAGCAGCTATCAAGCCTCCCAAATCAGGCAGAGTGCACAAATTAAGCCAGTGCCCCATCCAAGCTTCTCCCCAATGGGTCAGCAGTCATCTTACAGACCACACAATCCCACACACCAGTATTCTCCGCAGCCCAGACCTCTGTCTGCTCCTGTCCCGCCACCCAGCAGGCCCTCTGCCGCTGCAGCAGAGCCACAAAGAAACTCCTGGAAGTTTACTAACAGCTTTGGGCCGCAGAGATTCCCCTTTGAGGGAAACAGGGGCACAAATCAACCTCAGACTCTGCGACAAAGTCAAACTCAG GACAGATTTCCAATAAAGCCAGCCATCGAGAACTCACTGAGGATCATGACTTCAGTTATTGATGGCATGAGACACTGGAGCCAGTTTAAAGACAAGGTCCCATACCTGTTTGAGATATTTG CTACTCTGGACTCTGCGGTCACGCTGGGTCTCCACGGAGCAAAGAACTTCCTCATGAGAGACGGGAAGGAGGTGGTGCTGTGTGTCTTCTATGAAAAT GAACAGGAACTGCCGCGTCTCATCCGTGGTCAGGTTCACCGCTGCGTGGGGAACTACGACCGCAGCAGAGACGTCCTGATGTGCGTGTCCATCCGACCCGGCCTGCCCTCAGAGCTGAGAAACGCTCCGGAGGCCGTCAAAGCCTGCGACGCAGAAATGAGAGCGCTGGTGAAAACACTCAGTGAAGTCTGA